The following coding sequences are from one Candidatus Falkowbacteria bacterium window:
- a CDS encoding calcium/sodium antiporter encodes MPIIAWVAVLILSLWVLIKSADYFTDYAEQLGKILRLPNFIIGVVIVAIGTSLPEFATSIMGVYQGDVEFLSGNVLGTVIVNILLGLGIAVIFTKRKTIFNWDIVSNDLPFFAAAIFLVVVSLMDGHFSKVEALLFLAGYIIYIIYAYYIQKEIKDTAQKEYKKELSKEIKSGLEEMEEKDKKASSKFFDKILKKEIKIVVILLFSLGIVAIASHFVVTSVLNLAVILGLGTSVLAATVVALGTSLPEILVALSAARRGNFDMVIGDILGSNIFDIFVIYGVAGLITPLTITHELFVILSIFLVGCFFLLWLVLIDKKITKSEALMFIVIYVLFAGKLFNIF; translated from the coding sequence ATGCCGATTATTGCTTGGGTTGCAGTTTTAATTTTAAGTTTGTGGGTATTGATTAAATCTGCAGATTATTTCACTGATTATGCGGAACAGTTAGGTAAAATATTACGTTTACCAAATTTTATTATTGGTGTAGTGATTGTTGCGATAGGAACATCGTTGCCTGAGTTTGCTACTTCTATAATGGGTGTGTATCAAGGGGATGTTGAATTTTTAAGTGGTAATGTTCTCGGTACAGTAATTGTAAATATTTTATTGGGATTAGGAATTGCAGTTATATTTACAAAACGTAAAACAATTTTTAATTGGGATATAGTTTCTAATGATTTGCCTTTTTTTGCTGCCGCTATTTTCTTAGTTGTAGTTTCTTTGATGGATGGTCATTTCAGTAAGGTTGAAGCTTTATTGTTTTTGGCTGGGTATATAATTTATATCATATATGCTTACTATATTCAGAAGGAAATAAAGGACACTGCTCAAAAAGAATACAAAAAAGAATTAAGCAAGGAAATTAAAAGTGGTTTAGAAGAAATGGAGGAAAAAGACAAAAAAGCAAGTTCAAAGTTTTTTGATAAAATTTTGAAAAAGGAAATTAAAATTGTAGTTATTCTGTTATTTAGTTTAGGTATTGTAGCTATTGCTTCTCACTTTGTTGTTACATCAGTTCTTAATTTAGCTGTCATATTAGGATTGGGAACTTCTGTTTTGGCAGCTACAGTAGTAGCGTTGGGAACGTCATTACCGGAAATTTTAGTGGCATTATCAGCTGCGCGAAGAGGTAATTTTGATATGGTGATTGGCGATATTTTAGGCTCAAATATTTTTGATATTTTTGTTATTTATGGAGTGGCTGGTTTGATAACTCCGCTAACCATAACGCATGAGCTGTTTGTAATTTTGTCTATTTTCCTTGTGGGTTGTTTTTTCCTTTTGTGGTTGGTTTTAATTGACAAGAAAATCACTAAGTCGGAGGCGTTAATGTTTATAGTTATTTATGTTTTATTTGCAGGTAAATTATTTAATATTTTTTAG
- a CDS encoding class I tRNA ligase family protein, with protein MDKTYQSKKFEDKIYKNWIKKDLFNPDKYTGEPYSIMMPPPNVTGVLHLGHALENSLMDSMARYQRLQGKKVLLLPGVDHAAVATQAKVEKILIEQGMENPRQELGRDKLLEKVKKYADESRDTILKQIRRMGTSCDWSRFAYTFDKERNQAVNKVFKKMYDDGLIYRGYKVINWSVKGQSTCSDDELEHKEREAKLYTFKYSKDFPIEIATTRPETKLGDTAVAVNPKDKRYKKYIGQELEVDFCGNKLKLKIISDPEVDPDFGTGALGVTPAHSPVDFEMYEKQKALKQPIGLIPVIGADGKMTKMAGAEFVGLSVEKARDKVVKKLKANGLFIKEEDIMQNVGTSDRFGDVVEAIPMTQWFVDVNKEIPGKKKSLKQLMTQAVNKGHKGKGDQKINIAPQHFEKIYFQWIDNLRDWCISRQIWFGHRIPVWYKEGNSVVGIRHGEAENNAQDYLNGDIDNNHFALTKKGQKQVEQAAEELADQKFDLIYTSDFLRTKQTAKILADKLGVKQVIEDPRLREYGMGEFEGNADGSLSRCRCGHFADWKNANPHGVESWTSVYGRTMAVLEEIKQKHTDKKVLIVSHGEILRYISSYGRNLEPEQTFLLPYPQNAGTIKVDLNEEQIKVSDQPVNDPGWHQDPDTLDTWFSSGLWTFSTLGWPENNKEKNKEKKKIINDLKTFHPTSWMQMGYELLFFWMARMILMSTYVMDEIPFKNVYIHGMLRDEKGQKFSKSAGNGVDPIEVIDKYGADALRWALLIGISPGNDSAFYDEKVESARNLVNKLWNVSRYIIGDIGDKGDRGENKETLADAWILSRFNQLKERVTKLLDEFNFSAAGEELREFTWSEFADWYIEISKIKDQNSELRKKILVKILKELLVMWHPYVPFVTQAIWQQFDPKEDIMITQWPKVDKALINKPKEQKFAIIKEVIIKIRNLRSEYKIDPGKRIKVLLKTDKPFVEENKDVIIVLARLEQLDFVDHKPEKAASAVVDGVEVYLPLADILDPEKEKQRLVSEKSNLETFVGNLEKKLSNKQFISNAPKQVVEIEKQKLKTAQENLSKIQQQIINLN; from the coding sequence ATGGACAAAACCTATCAATCAAAAAAATTCGAAGACAAGATTTATAAAAACTGGATAAAAAAAGATTTATTCAATCCAGACAAATACACCGGAGAACCATATTCAATAATGATGCCACCACCAAACGTGACCGGTGTTTTGCATTTGGGCCATGCTTTGGAAAATTCTTTAATGGACTCAATGGCGCGTTATCAGAGATTGCAAGGCAAAAAAGTTTTACTTTTACCAGGTGTAGATCATGCTGCAGTGGCAACTCAAGCCAAGGTCGAAAAGATTTTGATTGAACAAGGCATGGAAAATCCTAGGCAAGAACTGGGTAGGGACAAGTTATTAGAAAAAGTTAAAAAATACGCGGATGAGTCACGTGACACAATTCTAAAGCAAATTCGAAGGATGGGGACCAGTTGTGATTGGAGTCGTTTTGCTTATACATTTGATAAAGAAAGAAATCAAGCTGTAAATAAGGTCTTTAAGAAAATGTATGACGACGGCCTGATTTATCGTGGGTACAAAGTAATTAATTGGTCAGTCAAGGGTCAGTCAACTTGTTCAGATGATGAACTTGAACATAAAGAACGAGAAGCGAAGTTGTATACTTTTAAATATTCAAAAGATTTCCCAATTGAAATCGCGACTACACGACCGGAAACTAAACTTGGTGATACTGCAGTGGCAGTCAATCCAAAAGATAAACGTTATAAAAAATATATTGGACAAGAGCTTGAAGTTGATTTTTGTGGTAATAAGTTGAAACTAAAAATAATCTCTGACCCAGAAGTAGATCCAGATTTTGGGACTGGTGCGCTTGGGGTTACGCCGGCTCATAGTCCAGTTGATTTTGAAATGTATGAAAAGCAAAAAGCACTGAAACAGCCAATTGGTTTAATTCCGGTGATTGGAGCTGACGGAAAAATGACCAAAATGGCTGGCGCAGAGTTTGTGGGATTAAGCGTAGAAAAAGCTCGGGATAAAGTTGTTAAAAAACTCAAAGCTAACGGTTTATTTATAAAAGAAGAAGATATAATGCAAAACGTGGGAACTTCAGATCGTTTCGGTGACGTGGTAGAAGCAATTCCAATGACTCAATGGTTTGTTGATGTGAACAAAGAGATCCCAGGTAAGAAAAAAAGTTTAAAACAATTAATGACGCAGGCCGTTAACAAAGGACATAAAGGAAAAGGTGATCAGAAGATCAATATTGCTCCTCAGCATTTTGAAAAAATATATTTTCAGTGGATTGATAATTTGCGTGACTGGTGCATTTCTCGGCAGATTTGGTTTGGCCATCGTATCCCTGTTTGGTACAAAGAAGGAAATTCAGTTGTCGGAATTCGCCATGGTGAAGCAGAAAATAATGCTCAGGATTATTTAAATGGTGATATTGATAATAATCATTTTGCATTAACAAAAAAGGGTCAAAAACAAGTTGAACAAGCGGCTGAAGAATTAGCAGATCAAAAATTTGATTTAATTTATACTTCTGATTTTCTACGAACTAAGCAAACTGCAAAAATTTTAGCTGACAAGTTGGGAGTTAAACAGGTGATTGAAGACCCTCGTTTACGGGAATATGGTATGGGCGAATTTGAAGGTAATGCAGATGGTAGTTTGAGTAGATGCCGTTGTGGTCACTTTGCTGATTGGAAAAATGCTAATCCTCATGGAGTTGAATCATGGACAAGTGTTTACGGTAGAACTATGGCTGTGTTAGAAGAAATAAAACAAAAACATACTGATAAAAAAGTTTTAATTGTCTCTCATGGTGAAATTCTTCGTTATATATCTTCTTATGGCAGAAACTTAGAGCCAGAACAAACCTTTTTACTCCCTTATCCTCAGAACGCTGGAACAATCAAGGTGGATTTAAATGAAGAACAAATTAAAGTGAGTGATCAACCAGTCAATGATCCAGGTTGGCATCAAGACCCTGACACTTTGGATACCTGGTTTTCTTCAGGGTTGTGGACATTCTCAACTTTAGGTTGGCCGGAGAACAATAAGGAAAAAAATAAAGAAAAAAAGAAAATAATAAACGACTTAAAAACTTTTCACCCGACCAGCTGGATGCAAATGGGATATGAGCTTTTATTTTTTTGGATGGCTAGAATGATTTTGATGTCCACTTACGTTATGGACGAAATCCCTTTTAAGAATGTTTACATTCACGGTATGCTCCGTGACGAAAAAGGCCAGAAGTTTTCTAAGTCAGCAGGTAATGGTGTGGATCCAATTGAAGTTATTGATAAATATGGAGCAGATGCTCTACGTTGGGCACTGTTGATTGGCATTTCCCCTGGTAATGACTCTGCTTTTTACGACGAAAAAGTTGAAAGTGCTCGAAATTTAGTCAATAAACTTTGGAATGTGTCGCGTTATATTATAGGAGATATAGGTGATAAAGGAGATAGAGGAGAGAACAAAGAGACCTTAGCTGATGCGTGGATTTTATCACGATTTAATCAACTCAAGGAGCGAGTAACAAAATTATTGGATGAATTTAATTTCTCAGCAGCAGGTGAAGAGCTACGAGAGTTTACTTGGAGTGAATTTGCGGATTGGTACATCGAAATATCAAAAATCAAAGATCAAAATTCTGAATTAAGAAAGAAAATTTTAGTAAAAATTCTCAAAGAGCTCTTGGTTATGTGGCACCCGTATGTGCCTTTTGTTACCCAAGCGATATGGCAACAGTTTGATCCCAAAGAAGATATAATGATAACTCAGTGGCCAAAGGTGGATAAAGCTTTAATTAACAAGCCAAAGGAACAAAAATTTGCTATAATTAAGGAGGTAATTATTAAAATTCGTAATTTACGGTCAGAGTACAAAATAGATCCAGGCAAAAGAATAAAGGTGTTATTGAAAACTGATAAGCCTTTTGTTGAAGAGAATAAGGATGTTATAATCGTCTTGGCTCGTTTGGAACAACTTGATTTTGTAGACCATAAACCGGAGAAAGCAGCCTCAGCCGTTGTCGATGGGGTGGAGGTTTATTTACCGTTAGCAGATATTCTTGATCCTGAAAAGGAAAAACAGCGGTTGGTATCTGAGAAAAGCAATTTGGAAACTTTTGTTGGTAACCTAGAAAAGAAATTAAGCAACAAACAGTTCATTTCTAATGCTCCAAAACAAGTAGTTGAAATTGAAAAACAAAAGTTGAAAACAGCACAGGAAAATTTATCTAAAATACAACAACAAATAATTAACTTGAATTAA
- a CDS encoding AAA family ATPase, producing the protein MVLNFFKSKFEKNYTPVEEVDAVELQEWKANDERAERLFEQYQEYFTLLSDVRPDLTSIEETVQTEKGPKKVKRRLQVTEMLETDREHWRKFINTKKIKQDLAEELSDSTDSKMVIETEVEAVLDSIAEIVELRKQVVGDEEIGISIPNEVQDAYNYRVQEGITAKKKIKDYNKRLEQLLVASRGSSARKRRPAQVRAARNEYKQLKEEFSEYIENDPDAFMVMAFDRMLNMKKSFDEGGRIVETRYVKILMEQVYEKLEGGRPVFLHGELGSGKSEVAKHLSRKILSRHYLHRWETGDEDLNLAPHPKPIKPAEINYEDYVKEGMSEEEVSENTREFNKARKERLGKLEEWRKKLKDWHKERKEQAEPYLISGHRGLEAEQFIGGMKIERMKSMTPEEKTKLMMEKLAEYRSEHEKDGVAKEKLDQMMGLYEEDLKKFYDNPVEVCGYLGMFYRAMQEGRPIIIDEMNAIPHHVLILLNDLLTRVPGDNVKPMVEGVSEFTVKKGFYVIATGNWDPESADVYVGRQKIDAAYLSRFELEKYDYLPNAVDFSLLAETSTLEQEDEHKLRQENELFHMLIIRMLDNNGSLQIPEGGDDQLYRLAVVARNIQSAFSGFDVPSEYFPDATGNVERGPKDVLKENVLSLRHLIPIIERWKSEGYSKPIDVYLFNYYLERSKAREEEMLYLYEKLQTQGDFFSVSEGWPPATGEIDPATGANDDDQKFQQQAKNRILKFDTAKMLHDVDYLSGHKSGEALIDDDMPEVATMSAVEVIKMLFGRIPERTEIRLKKVNLGENGEPEGGVKAELDPVTEREIRKLSERNEELDDRVEHHVDEGGKDMQGAQDALKHGHRKSEESVEGER; encoded by the coding sequence ATGGTTCTAAATTTTTTCAAATCAAAGTTCGAGAAGAACTACACTCCAGTAGAGGAAGTGGATGCTGTTGAGTTACAAGAGTGGAAAGCTAATGATGAGCGTGCAGAAAGATTATTCGAACAATATCAAGAGTATTTTACTTTGCTTTCTGATGTTCGGCCGGATTTAACTTCAATAGAAGAAACCGTTCAAACTGAGAAAGGTCCTAAGAAGGTTAAACGTCGATTGCAAGTTACGGAAATGCTGGAAACCGATCGTGAGCATTGGCGGAAGTTTATCAATACAAAAAAAATCAAGCAGGATTTAGCTGAAGAATTGTCAGACTCTACAGACTCAAAAATGGTAATCGAAACGGAGGTTGAGGCAGTTTTGGATTCAATTGCAGAAATAGTTGAATTAAGAAAGCAAGTTGTGGGGGATGAGGAAATTGGAATTAGTATTCCAAACGAAGTGCAGGATGCTTATAATTATAGAGTTCAGGAAGGAATCACAGCCAAAAAGAAAATTAAAGATTATAATAAAAGATTAGAACAATTGTTGGTAGCTTCTCGCGGTTCGTCAGCACGTAAACGTAGACCTGCTCAAGTCAGAGCAGCTAGAAATGAATATAAGCAATTAAAGGAGGAGTTTAGCGAATATATTGAAAATGATCCAGATGCTTTTATGGTTATGGCCTTCGATAGAATGTTAAATATGAAGAAATCATTTGATGAGGGTGGTAGAATTGTTGAGACTCGCTATGTGAAAATTTTAATGGAGCAAGTTTACGAAAAGTTAGAAGGTGGTCGCCCAGTATTTTTGCATGGTGAATTGGGAAGTGGAAAGTCAGAAGTAGCTAAACATTTATCCAGAAAAATTTTGTCTAGACATTATTTACATCGTTGGGAAACGGGAGATGAGGACTTGAACTTGGCTCCACACCCGAAACCAATAAAACCAGCAGAAATAAACTATGAAGATTATGTAAAAGAAGGTATGAGTGAGGAGGAGGTAAGTGAAAATACTCGAGAATTCAACAAAGCCAGGAAAGAGAGACTTGGAAAACTGGAAGAGTGGCGTAAAAAGCTTAAAGATTGGCACAAAGAACGAAAAGAACAAGCAGAGCCTTATTTAATATCTGGTCATCGAGGATTAGAAGCAGAACAGTTTATCGGAGGAATGAAGATTGAGCGTATGAAGAGTATGACACCAGAAGAGAAAACTAAACTGATGATGGAAAAATTGGCGGAGTATAGGTCTGAACACGAGAAAGACGGCGTAGCAAAGGAAAAATTAGACCAGATGATGGGGTTATATGAGGAAGATCTAAAAAAGTTTTACGATAACCCAGTAGAAGTTTGTGGTTATCTGGGTATGTTTTATCGCGCGATGCAAGAAGGCCGACCAATTATTATTGATGAGATGAATGCCATTCCTCATCACGTGTTGATTTTATTAAATGATCTTTTGACTAGAGTTCCTGGTGATAATGTTAAACCTATGGTTGAGGGAGTTTCTGAGTTTACTGTAAAAAAAGGATTTTATGTTATTGCTACAGGTAACTGGGATCCAGAATCAGCTGATGTTTATGTAGGTCGGCAAAAGATAGATGCTGCCTATTTATCACGTTTTGAATTAGAAAAATACGATTATTTACCTAATGCCGTTGACTTCAGTCTTCTGGCAGAAACTTCAACGCTGGAACAGGAAGATGAACATAAGCTAAGGCAAGAAAATGAATTATTTCACATGTTGATTATCAGAATGTTAGACAATAACGGCTCATTGCAGATCCCAGAGGGAGGAGATGATCAACTTTATAGATTGGCAGTTGTGGCTAGAAATATTCAAAGCGCTTTTTCTGGTTTTGATGTGCCAAGTGAATATTTTCCAGATGCCACCGGTAATGTTGAACGTGGCCCAAAAGATGTATTAAAGGAAAATGTTTTGTCATTACGACACTTGATCCCAATTATAGAACGTTGGAAAAGTGAAGGTTATAGTAAACCAATTGATGTTTATCTTTTTAATTATTACTTGGAAAGATCTAAGGCGAGAGAAGAAGAAATGCTTTATCTTTATGAAAAACTGCAAACGCAGGGAGATTTTTTCTCTGTTAGTGAAGGCTGGCCTCCAGCAACAGGCGAGATTGATCCGGCAACTGGAGCTAATGATGATGATCAAAAGTTTCAACAACAGGCCAAAAATAGAATTTTAAAATTTGATACAGCTAAAATGTTGCATGATGTTGATTATTTGAGTGGACATAAATCGGGTGAAGCTCTTATTGATGATGATATGCCGGAAGTAGCGACTATGTCGGCGGTAGAGGTAATCAAGATGCTGTTTGGGCGTATCCCGGAGAGAACCGAGATTAGATTAAAGAAAGTCAACTTAGGTGAAAATGGTGAGCCTGAAGGTGGAGTAAAAGCAGAATTAGACCCAGTCACAGAAAGAGAAATCCGTAAACTTTCTGAAAGAAATGAAGAACTTGACGATAGAGTTGAGCATCATGTAGATGAGGGAGGTAAAGATATGCAGGGTGCTCAGGATGCGTTAAAACATGGTCACAGGAAATCCGAAGAATCTGTAGAAGGCGAACGCTAA
- a CDS encoding tyrosine--tRNA ligase — protein sequence MSVNTDPQKIEQLLTRGVENVYPNKEFLEELLKSGKKLKLYLGIDPTGPSLHLGHAISLMKLRQFQELGHTVIMLIGSFTAMIGDPTDKLAVRQPLTRKQVLANCKNYEKQAASILDMKKTEVKYNNKWLDKLNFKDIVEIAGKFTVQQMLERDMFENRMKEGKPIGLHEFLYPLMQGYDCVAMKVDGEIGGNDQTFNMLAGRTLMKSMSNKEKFVVTNKLLADTSGKKMGKSEGNMITLDDAAVDKFGKVMAWTDDMIVNGFELCTFEPASKVSEVEARLNKGENPRDLKLELAKAIVRIYHGEAEAEKAVDNFIKTFSQKQNPDDIEEFDLSGKTIIEALVEARVVQSNSEARRNIQQGGVKINDQVVEKIDTKVKSGDVIQKGKRHFIKIK from the coding sequence ATGTCAGTCAACACAGATCCACAAAAAATCGAACAGTTATTAACTCGCGGAGTGGAAAATGTTTACCCAAATAAAGAATTTTTGGAAGAACTTTTGAAATCCGGGAAAAAACTAAAACTATATTTAGGAATTGATCCTACCGGTCCAAGTTTGCATTTGGGGCACGCTATTAGTTTAATGAAACTCAGACAATTTCAGGAACTTGGTCACACGGTTATTATGTTGATTGGTAGTTTTACTGCCATGATCGGTGATCCAACTGATAAATTAGCCGTTCGTCAGCCATTGACCAGAAAACAAGTTTTAGCCAATTGCAAGAACTATGAAAAACAAGCGGCCAGTATTTTGGATATGAAAAAAACTGAAGTTAAATACAATAACAAGTGGTTAGATAAATTGAACTTCAAAGATATCGTTGAAATTGCAGGGAAATTCACAGTTCAGCAAATGCTAGAGCGTGATATGTTTGAGAATCGAATGAAAGAAGGTAAACCGATCGGATTGCATGAGTTTTTGTATCCTTTAATGCAGGGCTATGATTGTGTGGCCATGAAAGTTGATGGTGAAATTGGTGGCAATGATCAAACCTTTAATATGTTGGCCGGACGGACGTTAATGAAATCCATGAGTAATAAAGAAAAGTTTGTAGTGACTAATAAATTGTTAGCTGATACTTCTGGTAAGAAAATGGGTAAGTCCGAGGGTAATATGATTACTTTGGATGATGCTGCTGTAGATAAGTTTGGTAAAGTAATGGCCTGGACAGATGATATGATTGTGAATGGCTTTGAACTTTGCACTTTTGAACCAGCAAGTAAGGTTAGCGAAGTTGAAGCGCGATTAAATAAAGGTGAAAATCCACGTGACCTTAAATTAGAATTAGCCAAAGCTATTGTTAGAATTTATCATGGTGAAGCAGAAGCCGAAAAAGCAGTTGATAACTTTATAAAAACTTTTTCACAAAAGCAAAACCCGGATGACATTGAAGAGTTTGATTTAAGTGGTAAAACAATTATTGAAGCGTTAGTTGAGGCAAGGGTAGTACAATCAAATTCAGAAGCTAGAAGAAATATTCAACAAGGTGGTGTCAAAATCAACGATCAAGTTGTTGAAAAAATAGATACAAAAGTTAAATCTGGTGATGTTATCCAAAAAGGTAAACGCCATTTTATAAAAATCAAATAA
- the argS gene encoding arginine--tRNA ligase, translating to MNKIKQQLADYLSKKLKIKVEPSQFTEPPNREMGDLALPCFDLAAQLKLDPQATCQEILKRAQADMLEIIEEVKAAGPYLNFVIKSAYLNKLVLESKFEPEKKVTEKVMIEYSQPNTHKEFHVGHSRNAILGAALVKIHRFLNKKPKNVIAANYIGDTGVHVAKVLWYITKFNSNIDIPKGVTNSEYLGQAYTEAVKKLEEDETLNQEVSDIHKELEAGDKDLVSLWRSTKEWSMIGFYDVYNLLNVEFDEWFWESEEEAVGKKIVQNILDEKTIPQIRKSDGAVIADLKEFKLEVLVLIKSDGNALYGAKDIPLGMKKFDKFKVKKSIYVVDNRQSLYIKQVFKLLDLLGYEDREKIHVAYDFVTLPDGAMASRKGNVVTFSKFYNEIWKKTIEETKERHDEWPRDRIEAVASKIALAAIKFFMLKYDNNSVIVFDVKKALAFEGDSGPYLLYTLARINSILRKTKLKGKVDYSLLTDKTEKALILHMSNFNEIVVKVAQDNVPMRLCTYLIDLTQLYNNFYHQCPVLKSEENLRLARLTLCSKVKFLLEKGLNLLNIDPVDEM from the coding sequence ATGAACAAAATAAAACAACAATTAGCGGATTACTTAAGTAAAAAATTAAAGATTAAAGTTGAACCAAGTCAATTTACTGAGCCGCCAAATCGTGAAATGGGCGACCTCGCATTACCATGTTTTGATTTGGCGGCACAATTGAAACTTGATCCTCAAGCGACCTGCCAGGAGATCCTTAAACGCGCGCAGGCCGACATGCTGGAGATTATTGAAGAAGTAAAAGCGGCTGGGCCTTATCTTAATTTTGTAATTAAAAGCGCATATCTAAACAAGCTGGTTCTGGAAAGTAAATTTGAACCCGAAAAGAAAGTTACAGAAAAAGTAATGATTGAGTATTCTCAGCCAAACACTCATAAAGAATTTCACGTTGGCCATTCTCGAAACGCAATTCTTGGTGCAGCTTTGGTAAAGATTCATCGTTTCCTAAATAAAAAACCTAAAAATGTAATTGCTGCTAACTATATTGGCGACACTGGAGTGCATGTAGCTAAAGTATTGTGGTACATAACCAAGTTTAATTCTAATATTGATATACCCAAGGGTGTAACTAACTCAGAATACCTTGGCCAAGCTTATACTGAAGCTGTGAAAAAGCTGGAAGAAGATGAAACCCTAAATCAGGAAGTTAGCGATATTCACAAAGAGCTGGAAGCCGGCGATAAAGATTTAGTTTCCTTGTGGAGATCAACCAAAGAGTGGAGCATGATAGGTTTTTATGATGTATACAATTTACTTAATGTTGAATTTGATGAATGGTTTTGGGAAAGTGAAGAAGAAGCCGTTGGAAAAAAGATTGTTCAGAATATTCTTGATGAAAAAACAATTCCACAAATTAGAAAAAGTGATGGCGCCGTGATTGCTGATTTAAAGGAGTTCAAGCTGGAAGTCTTAGTTTTGATCAAGTCTGATGGAAACGCGCTTTACGGCGCAAAGGATATTCCACTTGGTATGAAAAAGTTTGATAAGTTCAAAGTTAAAAAATCTATCTATGTGGTTGATAATCGACAGTCATTGTATATAAAACAAGTTTTTAAGCTTTTGGATTTACTGGGATATGAGGATCGTGAGAAAATTCACGTGGCTTATGATTTTGTAACATTGCCAGACGGTGCGATGGCTTCAAGAAAAGGGAACGTGGTAACTTTTTCCAAGTTTTATAATGAGATCTGGAAGAAAACAATTGAAGAAACCAAAGAACGTCATGATGAGTGGCCGAGGGATAGGATTGAAGCAGTGGCCAGTAAAATTGCGTTGGCAGCTATTAAGTTTTTTATGTTGAAATATGATAATAATTCGGTAATAGTTTTTGATGTTAAGAAGGCCTTAGCATTTGAAGGTGATTCTGGTCCGTATTTACTTTATACTTTAGCTAGGATTAATTCTATTTTACGAAAAACCAAACTTAAAGGTAAGGTTGATTATTCTTTGCTAACTGATAAAACTGAAAAAGCTTTGATTTTACATATGAGTAATTTTAATGAAATTGTAGTCAAAGTTGCTCAAGATAACGTGCCAATGCGACTCTGCACCTACTTAATTGATCTAACTCAACTGTATAATAATTTTTATCATCAGTGCCCAGTTTTGAAATCTGAGGAAAACTTACGTTTAGCACGTTTGACTTTATGCTCAAAAGTGAAATTTTTGCTTGAAAAGGGACTAAATTTATTGAATATTGACCCTGTTGATGAAATGTAG
- a CDS encoding polymer-forming cytoskeletal protein, which produces MFKSNGEEDYNENVVDDTVIGQSIKIEGDLVSNGSITVEGEVIGSVKTEQTLKIGERAKVKAEVNANEAFVSGKVSGNIVVKGKLELSNTAEVNGDIEASTLQIDAGAVFNGRCSMTDNASPTSAEGKDPSSPEATKDKEDQAEIFSDED; this is translated from the coding sequence ATGTTTAAATCCAATGGAGAAGAAGATTATAACGAAAATGTAGTTGACGACACTGTAATCGGTCAATCAATAAAAATTGAAGGTGATTTGGTTAGTAATGGTAGCATTACAGTTGAGGGGGAGGTTATTGGTAGCGTCAAAACTGAACAAACTTTGAAGATTGGTGAAAGAGCTAAAGTTAAGGCGGAAGTAAACGCTAATGAGGCATTTGTTTCAGGGAAAGTTAGTGGCAACATAGTGGTCAAAGGAAAATTAGAACTTAGTAATACTGCTGAAGTTAATGGCGACATTGAAGCCAGTACTTTACAAATTGATGCCGGCGCTGTTTTTAATGGTCGTTGTTCGATGACTGATAATGCAAGCCCAACATCAGCTGAAGGAAAAGATCCTTCTTCGCCTGAAGCTACGAAGGACAAGGAAGACCAGGCTGAGATTTTTAGTGATGAAGATTAG
- a CDS encoding ferredoxin, with product MNVQVNKETCIGCGSCAAIAGEVFQMVDGKAEVIAGDLTGKEEMANQANDACPVACITVE from the coding sequence ATGAATGTTCAAGTAAACAAAGAAACCTGTATCGGCTGTGGCTCTTGCGCAGCTATTGCTGGTGAAGTATTTCAAATGGTTGACGGTAAAGCTGAAGTAATTGCTGGTGATTTGACTGGCAAAGAAGAAATGGCGAACCAAGCTAACGACGCTTGTCCGGTTGCCTGTATAACTGTTGAATAA
- a CDS encoding YraN family protein, with the protein MSSKKQLGQWGEDLAAKFYVDKGYELVDKNYYLKSKKLIAEIDLIVAKDKEVVFVEVKTRTSKAYGYGEQAVNYSKKQKISKAINQFCTLNEKYDDYFPRFDIMVVEVMDLIPKFIHFENIELNC; encoded by the coding sequence ATGAGTTCAAAAAAACAACTTGGCCAATGGGGGGAAGATCTAGCAGCAAAGTTTTATGTTGATAAAGGCTATGAATTAGTTGATAAAAATTATTATCTTAAATCCAAAAAACTTATTGCTGAAATAGACTTGATTGTAGCCAAAGATAAAGAAGTAGTGTTTGTGGAAGTCAAAACCAGAACCAGTAAAGCTTATGGTTATGGTGAACAAGCCGTGAATTATTCAAAAAAACAAAAAATTTCCAAAGCTATAAATCAGTTTTGTACATTGAACGAAAAATACGATGACTATTTTCCACGCTTTGACATTATGGTTGTAGAAGTCATGGATTTAATACCAAAATTTATTCATTTTGAAAATATCGAATTAAATTGTTAA